TTACGATTTGAAAAGCAATCCCTGTGCAAAAGCTGGAAGTATGGGTAAGAGTAAGGCAGAAGAAATGGATTTCTGGACAGTAGAGGAATTTAGAAAGTTTATCGACAGTGTTATGAACAAAAGGCTTTCTTATATGGCATTTATGACTTTATACTGGACGGGAATGCGTTTGGGAGAGCTTTTGGCACTGAATCCGAAAGATGTAGATTTGGAAAAGAGAACAATTTCTATCACAAAATCATACCAACGTCTTGGTAAGAATGATGTGATCACTCCACCAAAGACACCGAAAAGCAAGAGGGTGATTACCATTCCGGAGTTTCTGGCTGCAGATATCAAAGATTATATGGACAGCTTATATGATTTGCAGGAGGACGATAGGTTGTTCCCCATTACAAAATATTATCTGGAGCATGAAATGCAGCGAGGAATTAAAGAAAGTGGCGTAAAACGGATAAGAGTACACGATTTGAGGCATTCCCATGCAAGTATGCTGATTGAACTGGGATTTTCACCGCTGGAGATTGCAAATCGGCTCGGGCATGAAAAGGTGGAAACTACGCTGAATACCTACGCACATCTTTATCCAAACAAGCAGACAAAACTGGCTGAACGGCTGGACAGTGAATATAGGGAGGATTTGTAATGAGTGGATTAGATAAAGATAGAAAACGCAATCAGACAGTTTGTTTTCGGATGACACCTGAGGAACGCAGAGAATTAGAAGCGCGCATTAAAGTGAGTGGACTGCCGAAAGGAAAATATTTCATTCAGTCCGTACTACATCAGGAAGTAAAGATTGCGGTTGGTAAATATCAAAGTGATCGGTTAAGCCTTGAAATAAGGCGGTTGTGGGAACGTCTGGAACATCTGGAAACAGAGGATTTCTATGAGGTGCTGGCAGATTGCCGGGCATTAATGCAACAGGTAATTGAAATCACTGGTGATGATTGTTCAGTAACATGGAAAGCAAGTGATTTTAAAACAGAGATATTGGAAGATGAAAAGTAAAAGCCTTTAAGTGTCGGCAAACACCTAAAGGCGGAGACTTGGTAGAAAATCCAAATCAAATACTAAGGTTATTCTACCAAAGTCTCCACTTTCTTTCAACAGAAAATGGAGGTAATTTTGGATAACAGAAGAGATGAACCGAATTTAAAACTGATAAATATGGAACAGGTAGAGGTAGAAAAAATAGATTGGCTGCTTTATCCCTTTATTCCCTTTGGGAAAGTTACGATCGTGCAGGGAGATCCCGGTGAGGGCAAGACCACAATGGTACTGCAGATTATTGCAAAGCTGACAAAAGGCGAGGCAGTATTACCATCGGGCAGTGATGAACCAGCCTTGGAGGCAAAAACAGTGGATCTGGAGCCGGTAAATGTAATTTATCAGACTGCAGAGGATGGATTGGGCGATACCATTAAGCCCCGACTTCTTTCAGCAGGTGCAGACTGTTCCAGAGTGATGGTAATTGATGATAACGATCAGGCGTTGACTATGATGGATGCCAGATTAGAAGAAGCTATCATAAAGACAAAAGCACGCCTTGTAGTTTTAGACCCGATACAGGGTTTTCTGGGGGCTGCTGTAGATATGCACAGGGCAAATGAAATTCGCCCCTTGATGAAGCGTGTAGCGGTGCTTGCTGAGAAATATCATTGTGCGATTATTTTGATTGGTCATATGAACAAAAACAGTAATGGGAAATCGTCATACCGTGGACTTGGCTCTATTGATTTTCAAGCGGCAGCCAGAAGCGTACTGATTGTCGGAAGGATCAAGGATGAACCAGAAATTCGTGTGGTGTGTCATGTGAAAAGTTCCCTTGCACCGGAAGGAAAATCCATTGCATTTCGTTTGGATAAAGATACTGGATTTGAATGGATTGGGGAATATGACATCAGTGCAGATGATTTGTTAAGCGGAGACAACCGGGGGCAGAAAATTCACGAAGCAAAGGAATTTTTAAAGGAAATTTTGGTATCCGGTTCTGTAGCCCAGACAAAGGTGGCAGAAGAAGCAGAAAGTCGGGGGATTAAAAAGAAAACACTATGGAATGCGAAGAAGGAACTGGAAATTGAGTCTGTGAAGATTGGTAATCAGTGGTTCTGGATGTTGCCTGAATAGTATTGGGAAGATGGCAAGATTACCATCTCTTTAAGAATAGGGAATCTTGCAATCTTGAAAGGAGCTATGAATGAAAAATGTACAAGTACCGCAGCAATTATTTATGAAACTGCTCCGATATCATCTGCTTGATGATGATAGTTGTGCCGATGATGTGAAAAAAGGATTGGAGCAGAAAATGAACACTATGGTGGAACGTGAATTATATACGAAATCAAAAACCGCTCCAACAGAGGAAGAACGGGAAAAAGCTCGCCAGGAGTATCTGGACAGGCGAGGAATACAGGCTGACTTTCGATGGTAATTCTTCTTTGGATGCCATATGACAGGGGCGTGGCACGCTCCTGTATAAATGGCAGACAAGGAAAAGTTGCAGATGTGAGGACGGAAGTTTTTGTAAGACATCTGAAAGGAAGCCATGATTCAGGGCATTCTTGGTAGGGATTTTGAATGTATCTGGAAAGGAGACTGGACAATGAGAGAGGGAAGACTTGGTTACAACAGTAGTAGCGAAAGATATGGCATCTTGTTATCGGACTTATGGATTGATACCGGATTGCATTGTGGGGAATGCCTGCAGATTTTGCTGGATGGCAGATGGGTACAGACCCGGATGGAAATGGATGCTGAGCGGAACTGGTATCTGGTGGGCACACCGTATCGTGGTGACCTGGAATATATTCAGGCAAGGATATAACAGGGCACAGACATACCGACCGAAGGGAAGAAAAGCTCCTGGCAGGGCGCAAGGGTACTTTTGATGGACGGTACGGCTGTCGAAAGTGCTTTTGTGTTACTTTTGACAAAAGTAACAAAACCGCCCTAACGGGCATGAATACAATTTATGTGCCGTATCCGGCACTATTTAGAGAATGTGAGGTGAAAAAATAGGATGATGAAAAGAACAATCAGCGGTATGACAGGAACAGGTTCTCTTGCGCATAACAGAAGGGATTTTATTGCAGAAAATGTTAATCAGAACAGAGTATATCTGAACATTTGTTACCGGGATGAAAATCTGAAGGATGTTTACAAAGAACTGTTTGATGAATCGGTAGAACGGTATAATGTCGGGAAAAGAAATGATCGGAAGATTACGAATTATTATGATAAGATTCAGCATGGAAAGCAGGAGAAGTTGTTCCATGAAGTAATTTTCCAGATTGGAAATAATAAAGATATGGCTGCCGGGACACCAGAGGGAGATCTTGCGGTGAAAGTATTGGATGAATATATGCAGGATTTCCAGAGACGAAATCCAACACTCCGGGTATTTTGCTGCTATCTGCATCAGGACGAAGCTACCCCACATCTACATATTGATTTTGTACCTTATGTGACCGGATGGAAGGGAAAAGGAATGGATACAAGAGTCTCGTTGAAACAGGCGTTGAAAAGCCTTGGATTTCAAGGCGGTGCCAAGCATGATACAGAATTGAATCAATGGATCAATCATGAAAAAGAAGTTCTGGCAGAGATTATGGAGCGGCATGAAATCGAATGGGAGCAGAGAGGAACTCATGAAGAACATCTGGATGTGTATAATTTTAAGAAGAAGGAACGTGCAAAAGAAGTAAAGGAGCTGGAGCAGAAAATAGAAAATTTGACAGCAGATGTAGAAGCGACAGAATCAGATATAAAGGCGCTTAATCAGGAAAAAGCTGATGCAGAAAAAGCCAGAGATCAAGTCAGGGAAAGCAAAGAACAGGCGGACAAAGAACTGAAGCATATGGAGAAGCAACGGAATCAGTTACAGCCAATCATAAATAGTATTGATAAGGAATTAAAGAATTCCGGGCAAATTAAATTAGTGTTGCCAGAAGTCGGGGCACTGGAACTGGCGTCTACATACCGCAATAAAAAGATTAAACCTCTGTTCGCTAAGATGAAGAATTATATTGCAGGATTATCTGCAAAGGTGATAGAACTTTCCAGAGAAGCAGAAAAATGGAGAGATAAATATCAGCAGTTGAAGAAAGATTATGATGATCTAGAAAAGGATGCTGATAAGGTGGCGGATATGTGCAATCAGTTGTGTGATGATGTAGATAAGCTGGAAGTAATATCAGATAAATATAAAAGAGCACTACGGATATTTGGCAGTGATACTATAGAGTCGGCAATTTGGCGTGATATTCAGAAGGAAAAAGCACTGGAAGAACAAAAACGAAAAGAGCAGATGCCGAGAAAACTGAGTGACAGGCTGCAATGGGGCAGAGAAAGAAGCCAGGAGCACAATATGCAGCAGAAGAAAAATAAAATCAAACACAAAGAAATGGAGTTGTGAGAATATGAAAAAACATATATAGGATGCGAACGATATGTAAGTTAGCTACATTATAGTAAGCACAGAGAGCAGTCGGAAGGCTGTTCTTTTGCTAATATAAGAATGGTGTTTGGAATGTGAGTGTGATAAAATGAGAAAAAGACAGATGGTGTTTAGCAAGGAGATATGTAATGTTTGGAACAGTTATTATAGATGCGTATAGAAAAGAAGAAGCCTTGGAAATGGCAGATGCTATCGATGATTTATGTTCTCCGACAGATAACTACGGTTGGGCTTCGGCAGGAATTTATTGTTTTTGGGATTACTATGCGGAAGCAGTTCTCTATATTGGATTAGCAGGCGACCTAGCGGAAAGATTTAAACAGCATAATGGGATTTTACCAATTAAAGAGGGATCGAAACAAAAACAAATTGAAGATTATTTTTCAAGAAATGAACGATTGGGTTACACAATATTTGTGCAATCGCCGTTATCTCAACCGTTGGTTCATAGAAACAGAAAAGTGTATGAGAAATTTGCAAAGCAGCAGAACTCTCCAATTGAGGATATGTTAAGTGAGCAAGGACGAGATGATATAAAGAGAGTAGAAGGCATATTAATTGAGTCATTCCGAAGAAAGTATGGTCATTTTCCTCTATGGAATAGTATGGGTGGTTCTATGGTGGGACAAACAAAAGTAATGGAGAACAATATTAATATTGTAAATAGTTTTTGTCAACCAGATAATTACGCAATAAATCCTATAGTATCACGCTCTACAATTCGAGAATTGTCTAGGAATCCAGAATGGGAATGGTACGAGAATTATTTGCATGCTGCAAGAATGAATTTACTTATATTAGGAATGGAATATGACGAAGCATTGGAGTTTATAAATAAAAATGATACACTTGGTACATATGAACGAATGAAGAAAAGCGGATATTTAAGAAAACGATTGATTGTTTAGATTTTTCTTCAAAATGAAAAATCGTAATTCAGTTTATAGAACTGAAAATTATCGGGAATCATGAGGTGAATGTATGCATTTGGGATTTTCATATATTGGATTGATTTTTCTTATCATGTTGATGATTCCAAACTTATATTGGACGAAGAATCAGCCAAAGGATTACGAAAAATATGTACATAATGAAAACAAAATCTTGCTGTTGTTTGAGAGAGCCGGCGAAGTTTTAGTGACTTGTTTGTTGCTGATTTTCAGTGATTTTAATATTCAAGGTATTACAGCATGGATGATTTGGTTAATTGCTGCATTTGTGCTGATGATTATGTATGAATTATATTGGATACGATATTTTAAAAGTGAAAAGACGATGAAAGATTTTTATAGCAGTATAATGGGTATTCTTGTTGCAGGTGCTACTCTTCCAGTTATAGCGTGTTGTTTGATTGCTATATACGGACGAAACCCAATGTTATTCGTGTCTACAATAATACTGGGGGTAGGACATATTGGCATTCACTTAAACCATAGGAAAGAGTTATAAATTCTGGTTATGATAAGAAATTTACAAAAGTGTCTCATTGCATAAAATCGGAAAGATGTATATTCTTAGATCAGGAGGTGGCGGATATGGCTAATGAAGATAAGAAGGATTTTAATGCAATGCTGCAGGATAATAAAGATATGCCAAAGTTTCAGATAATCACGGATGTAAAGAGCATTGAAAAATATGGTGGAAACAAAATGTACTTTGCACCGCCCATTGCTTATGATGAAGTGATGAAAAAAATTCCATATGGTAAAGTGATTACAGTTGGAAAGATAAGAGAATTTTTTGCAAAAGAGAATGATGCAGATTTTACAGAACCTATAACTGCCGGAATTTTTGTATCTATTGCTGCCTGGGCAAGCCATCAGAGATTGAAAGATAAAACTCCTTACTGGAGAACGCTGAAAGCAAATGGTGAATTGAATGAAAAGTATCCCGGAGGTATCCAGGCACAGAAAGTAAGACTGGAAGCAGAGGGACATATCATTCTTCAAAAAGGCCGGAAAAATATCAGATATTACGTAAAAGATTACGAAAATTTTTTGTTTGAAATGGATTAATCTGTACCAGACACGCAATGTCTGGTGGAAAATCAGGTGATTCTCGGTTTGTGTCGTGGGATTTTTTGAAATAATTGGTAAGCTGTAGGTGAAAGAGAGGTAGAAACATGGACACAAAAAAGATAGGAGCTTTTTTGAAACAATGCCGTAAGGAAAAAAATCTTACACAAGAACAGCTTGCAGAAAAGTTTGGCGTATCGGCGAGAACCGTTTCCAGATGGGAGACAGGTGTTTCCCAAACAAAAAGATATTAAGAAACAGCCCATGTTTACCTGCTTGCAAACAAAAGAATATTGCTACTAGACTAAGAGATACTACATAAGTGTGTTGGTATCTCTTTTTTGTTGCCGTGAAACAGCAGACTATTTCATTTCTGCTTGATTACCTTAAAACTTATTAGTCTATGGTTTGTCAAGGGCTTGTTGCGTGAGAAATGCTGAATATCACCCTTTACAAAACATAGGCTGATAAGTAACTTTTCAAAAGCAGAAAAGAAATGGCAATGCTTATAACAATATGATATAATGCAGATGAAGACAAAAAAGGAATTTGTCGAGCTGGTTAGTTCGAGATAATTTTGAGTTTGTTAAGATGTGGTGCACTTGATGGAATCACAGGTACGACATCATATTATGGAGGATGAAATAGATGATAGGTTTGATTGTTGCGAGGTCAAAGAATAATGTTATAGGCAAGAATGGTAATATACCATGGAAAATAAAGGGAGAACAAAAGCAATTTAGAGAGTTAACAACGGGTAATGTGGTTATTATGGGGCGAAAGTCTTATGAAGAAATCGGTCATCCGTTGCCTAATAGAATGAATATTGTTGTTTCCACCACAACAGAGTATCAAGGAGATAATTTAGTTTCAGTTAAATCATTAGAAGATGCATTATTATTGGCTAAAGGACGAGATGTATACATATCTGGTGGATATGGACTATTTAAGGAAGCTTTGCAAATAGTAGATAAAATGTATATCACAGAAGTAGATTTAAATATTGAAGATGGAGATACATTCTTTCCAGAATTTGATATCAATGATTTTGAAGTTTTGATAGGGGAAACACTTGGTGAGGAAGTGAAATATACGAGAACATTTTATGTAAGGAAAAAATGAATTGAGTAAATTTTGGATTTAGGGTGTTTTCATAAATATATTGCTTTTTATGCATATATAAATTGTTGTAAGACAAATTCCAGTTGAACAAAATCGCTGCGCGATGGCCTGCCAAGGCTATGGCGCAGTTTTTCTTTACACTTTAATAAAAAGCAGTGGAAACCAAGTCCTACAAGTAGTATTGTTAAGTCACCACAACCAACAATCAAACAGGATCGACATCCCCACTGCCTATGATAAGAATACCATTGAGCTGCCTTTCTGGCAAGCAGTTTTATTATGCTAATGCTCCTCCATGTAAGCAGTGTTTATACATTTACGATTTACTTTACATGGAGGATTTTATTATGTACGAAGAAATTTTTAATCAGATTAGATCTGCTGCGAATAAACGGAATCTCAAGGATTCCACAATTCATGCATACTGTACCAGTGTTGCTCATTTTTTGAACCACACAGCCAAGGATATAGATGCATTAACAACTGACGATGTTGATACATTCCTAACTGAAAAGAAACTTTCCGGGATTTCACCAGAAACATACAATCACTACCATTCAGGAATCCGCTTCTTTTACAAAAAAGTATTGAAGATGAATTGGGATGATGATGACATACCTCGTATGAAAAGGGACAGAAAGTTACCAGCGGTGCTTACAAAAGCAGAAATATCAGCTATTCTTGATGCTACACCAAATCTGAAGCATAAAGCTATGATCGCTACTATGTATTCAGGTGGACTTCGTGTTTCAGAAGTCACACACCTTCATTATGATGATATTTCACGCACGAACAAAACCATACACATCCGCGATGGAAAAAGCCGATCTGACCGTTATACTTTGCTTGCAGACCGGACGCTTGAAATATTGACAGAATACTGGTTTCAATGTGGCAGGCCAAGAGGGATTCTGTTCCCAAGTTCATGGACAGGGGATTATCTTACAAAAGATAGTGTCATTCAATTTTTTCGTGAAAGCGCCGAAAGAGCAGGCATTCAAAAACACGTCTCCACACATTGTTTGCGTCATAGTTTTGCAAGTCATCTGTTTGAGTCAGGCTGCGATATAAAATATATTCAGGCTCTTTTGGGACATCGTGATCCAAAATCAACAGAGATTTATCTGCATGTAAGCAATAAAACTCTGCTTGGTATTAAAAGCCCATTTGATGAGATGGGTGGTGAATGATTATGGATAAATCATGTACGATACAGGATGTATTTGAACGGTTCTATCCTTCCTATGAAAAGAGGAGTAACCCTCCTGCTCATCACAGAAAAACGGCTTATCACATCAGAAACTGTAAAACAGGAGTTTTTGGTGTAAATATCAGTGTTTGTGAGGACTGCGGATGTATCAGTGTTCACAACAACTCCTGCAGAAGCAGATGCTGTCCCATGTGCCAGGAGTTTC
Above is a window of Oscillospiraceae bacterium NTUH-002-81 DNA encoding:
- a CDS encoding site-specific integrase; amino-acid sequence: MKAEKDKKTGKWLIQYRYTDWQGKRRKSTKRGFATKREAEEWLRNFLITKKADFDMKFEDFWKMYCADMETRLREHTMRTKKYIVELKILPYFGNKRVNDITAADIRQWQNELIKMGYSPTYLKTINNQLSAIFNYAVRYYDLKSNPCAKAGSMGKSKAEEMDFWTVEEFRKFIDSVMNKRLSYMAFMTLYWTGMRLGELLALNPKDVDLEKRTISITKSYQRLGKNDVITPPKTPKSKRVITIPEFLAADIKDYMDSLYDLQEDDRLFPITKYYLEHEMQRGIKESGVKRIRVHDLRHSHASMLIELGFSPLEIANRLGHEKVETTLNTYAHLYPNKQTKLAERLDSEYREDL
- a CDS encoding AAA family ATPase produces the protein MEVILDNRRDEPNLKLINMEQVEVEKIDWLLYPFIPFGKVTIVQGDPGEGKTTMVLQIIAKLTKGEAVLPSGSDEPALEAKTVDLEPVNVIYQTAEDGLGDTIKPRLLSAGADCSRVMVIDDNDQALTMMDARLEEAIIKTKARLVVLDPIQGFLGAAVDMHRANEIRPLMKRVAVLAEKYHCAIILIGHMNKNSNGKSSYRGLGSIDFQAAARSVLIVGRIKDEPEIRVVCHVKSSLAPEGKSIAFRLDKDTGFEWIGEYDISADDLLSGDNRGQKIHEAKEFLKEILVSGSVAQTKVAEEAESRGIKKKTLWNAKKELEIESVKIGNQWFWMLPE
- a CDS encoding complexin-2 encodes the protein MKNVQVPQQLFMKLLRYHLLDDDSCADDVKKGLEQKMNTMVERELYTKSKTAPTEEEREKARQEYLDRRGIQADFRW
- a CDS encoding DUF5348 domain-containing protein, with the protein product MREGRLGYNSSSERYGILLSDLWIDTGLHCGECLQILLDGRWVQTRMEMDAERNWYLVGTPYRGDLEYIQARI
- a CDS encoding plasmid recombination protein; translation: MMKRTISGMTGTGSLAHNRRDFIAENVNQNRVYLNICYRDENLKDVYKELFDESVERYNVGKRNDRKITNYYDKIQHGKQEKLFHEVIFQIGNNKDMAAGTPEGDLAVKVLDEYMQDFQRRNPTLRVFCCYLHQDEATPHLHIDFVPYVTGWKGKGMDTRVSLKQALKSLGFQGGAKHDTELNQWINHEKEVLAEIMERHEIEWEQRGTHEEHLDVYNFKKKERAKEVKELEQKIENLTADVEATESDIKALNQEKADAEKARDQVRESKEQADKELKHMEKQRNQLQPIINSIDKELKNSGQIKLVLPEVGALELASTYRNKKIKPLFAKMKNYIAGLSAKVIELSREAEKWRDKYQQLKKDYDDLEKDADKVADMCNQLCDDVDKLEVISDKYKRALRIFGSDTIESAIWRDIQKEKALEEQKRKEQMPRKLSDRLQWGRERSQEHNMQQKKNKIKHKEMEL
- a CDS encoding MGMT family protein — encoded protein: MANEDKKDFNAMLQDNKDMPKFQIITDVKSIEKYGGNKMYFAPPIAYDEVMKKIPYGKVITVGKIREFFAKENDADFTEPITAGIFVSIAAWASHQRLKDKTPYWRTLKANGELNEKYPGGIQAQKVRLEAEGHIILQKGRKNIRYYVKDYENFLFEMD
- a CDS encoding tyrosine-type recombinase/integrase is translated as MYEEIFNQIRSAANKRNLKDSTIHAYCTSVAHFLNHTAKDIDALTTDDVDTFLTEKKLSGISPETYNHYHSGIRFFYKKVLKMNWDDDDIPRMKRDRKLPAVLTKAEISAILDATPNLKHKAMIATMYSGGLRVSEVTHLHYDDISRTNKTIHIRDGKSRSDRYTLLADRTLEILTEYWFQCGRPRGILFPSSWTGDYLTKDSVIQFFRESAERAGIQKHVSTHCLRHSFASHLFESGCDIKYIQALLGHRDPKSTEIYLHVSNKTLLGIKSPFDEMGGE